A single window of Acidimicrobiales bacterium DNA harbors:
- a CDS encoding glycosyltransferase family 1 protein, with product MRSSGATGSPGLDVAFDATPLLGATAGVGAFCTGALLALAAVDDVRVRAFAVSWRRRGRIVEHLPRGVAVVERPMPARPVHRAWRRTSLPPIEWFTGRVDVVHGTNFIVPPARRAARVVTVHDLTTVRFPEMCDDYTQTFPPLVRRAIREGAWVHTPSAFVREEVVELLGAAPERVRAVHHGIPPVEGCMAGPGDGSEGNDGGGAVDVAGAGSGPRVDGPYVLALGTIEPRKDLGTLIRAFDQLADRHRDLSLVVAGRAGWGVERLEAAMAASPWRDRVVRLGYVSQAHRSRLLRRATLFAFPSVYEGFGFPPLEAMAAGVPVVTTTAGALPEVVGDGAAVVEPGDADALAAAIDRLLVDDGARADLVARGHRRITAFSWQDCGAGLAALYRDASAAAS from the coding sequence ATGCGAAGCTCGGGCGCGACGGGGTCGCCAGGCCTGGACGTGGCCTTCGATGCCACGCCTTTGCTCGGTGCGACAGCGGGTGTCGGCGCCTTCTGCACGGGCGCCCTCCTGGCCCTGGCCGCGGTCGACGACGTGCGCGTGAGGGCCTTCGCCGTGAGCTGGCGGCGACGGGGGCGGATCGTCGAGCACCTGCCCCGGGGGGTGGCGGTGGTCGAGCGGCCCATGCCCGCCCGACCGGTCCACCGGGCCTGGCGGCGGACGTCGCTGCCGCCGATCGAGTGGTTCACCGGTAGGGTCGACGTGGTCCACGGCACGAACTTCATCGTCCCCCCGGCACGGCGAGCGGCCAGGGTGGTGACCGTGCACGACCTCACCACGGTGCGGTTCCCGGAGATGTGCGACGACTACACGCAGACCTTCCCGCCGCTGGTGCGCCGAGCCATCCGAGAGGGGGCGTGGGTGCACACCCCCTCGGCATTCGTGCGGGAGGAGGTGGTCGAGCTGCTCGGCGCGGCGCCCGAGCGCGTCCGCGCCGTCCACCACGGCATCCCGCCCGTCGAGGGCTGCATGGCCGGCCCGGGAGACGGGTCCGAGGGGAACGACGGCGGTGGCGCCGTGGATGTCGCCGGCGCCGGCTCCGGCCCGCGTGTCGACGGGCCGTACGTCCTCGCCCTGGGCACGATCGAGCCGAGGAAAGACCTTGGCACCTTGATCCGGGCCTTCGACCAGCTCGCCGACCGTCACCGGGACCTGTCGCTCGTGGTTGCGGGGCGTGCCGGCTGGGGTGTGGAGCGCCTCGAGGCGGCTATGGCCGCCTCGCCCTGGCGAGACCGGGTGGTGAGACTGGGCTACGTGAGTCAGGCCCACCGCTCCCGGCTGCTTCGACGGGCGACGCTCTTCGCGTTCCCCTCGGTGTACGAGGGCTTCGGGTTCCCCCCGCTCGAGGCCATGGCGGCCGGCGTCCCCGTGGTGACCACGACCGCGGGGGCATTGCCCGAGGTTGTCGGCGACGGGGCCGCGGTGGTGGAGCCAGGCGACGCTGACGCGTTGGCGGCCGCCATCGACCGGCTGCTCGTCGACGACGGGGCGCGGGCCGACCTGGTCGCCAGGGGACACCGGCGGATCACGGCTTTCAGCTGGCAAGACTGCGGGGCCGGTCTCGCCGCCCTGTACCGGGACGCGTCGGCTGCTGCGAGCTGA
- the ftsH gene encoding ATP-dependent zinc metalloprotease FtsH, whose protein sequence is MSRQPPDPRPERPSGGPGRPGAGGSRGPDQSWRWAVIVLLGLVVAALVIPPFFSHSPSQQLSYTQYITDVNASQVSTATIDNSNGHINGKLTNGSDYTVNGPSPPIQNDVTTMRTKGVKLSFNTPTQSIFSSVLIYLLPIVLIIGFFIWMNRRAQGQMSGIMSIGRSKAKLYTTERPRTTFGDVAGYTGVKQEISEVVDFLKKPARFKDIGARIPKGVLLVGPPGTGKTLLARAVAGEAGVPFMSVSGSDFMEMFVGVGASRVRDLFQTARKQAPAIVFVDEIDSIGRKRGAGLGGGHDEREQTLNQMLNEMDGFDTTEGIVMMAATNRPDILDPALLRPGRFDRQIVVPLPDLEERLPILKVHCKDKRLAPDVDLELVARGTPGMSGADLANLVNEAALHAVRRGSDSVAMQDFESARDRVMMGQRRDSLVLTDHEKERVAYHEGGHAVLAYALTHADPVHKVTILPTGMALGVTQQLPMEERHIYPREYIEDSLAVRMGGRVAELLIYGGLSTGANNDLVGNTELARKMVREWGMSDRVGPMAWGSQGMVFLGEDLMHSRDYSEDTSRVIDEEVKRILREQEERATQYLSRHKEGLKLVAASLLEKETIDGQEVAMLVDTAYGRPVHVDGSTASVPHFASSSDDGPPPNGRPELRPRSTPPGDPAPTAAPGDGADPEGLADNTGRPHPPGDGDGDGAPLTAEWPGDRGR, encoded by the coding sequence ATGAGTCGCCAACCTCCGGATCCCCGGCCGGAGCGTCCCTCGGGTGGTCCGGGCCGTCCCGGCGCCGGTGGGTCGCGCGGGCCCGACCAGAGCTGGCGGTGGGCGGTCATCGTCCTGCTCGGCCTGGTGGTGGCGGCCCTGGTCATCCCGCCATTCTTCTCCCACAGCCCCAGCCAGCAGCTGAGCTACACCCAGTACATCACCGACGTGAACGCCAGTCAGGTCTCCACGGCGACGATCGACAACAGCAACGGCCACATCAACGGCAAGCTGACCAACGGCTCCGACTACACGGTCAACGGCCCCTCGCCTCCCATCCAGAACGACGTCACGACCATGCGGACGAAGGGGGTGAAGCTGAGCTTCAACACCCCGACGCAGAGCATCTTCTCCTCTGTGCTCATCTACCTCTTGCCAATTGTTCTGATCATCGGGTTCTTCATATGGATGAACCGACGCGCTCAGGGGCAGATGTCAGGGATCATGTCGATCGGCCGTTCCAAGGCGAAGCTGTACACGACCGAGAGGCCGCGCACGACTTTCGGTGACGTGGCCGGCTATACCGGCGTCAAACAGGAGATCAGCGAGGTCGTCGACTTCCTGAAGAAGCCAGCCCGGTTCAAGGACATCGGGGCCCGCATCCCGAAGGGCGTGCTGCTCGTCGGCCCGCCCGGCACCGGCAAGACCCTGCTGGCACGGGCCGTCGCCGGCGAGGCCGGGGTGCCGTTCATGTCGGTGAGCGGCTCGGACTTCATGGAGATGTTCGTGGGCGTCGGCGCCAGCCGGGTCCGGGACCTCTTCCAGACGGCGCGCAAGCAGGCGCCGGCCATCGTGTTCGTCGACGAGATCGACTCGATCGGCCGCAAGCGGGGCGCCGGTCTGGGCGGCGGCCACGACGAGCGCGAGCAGACGCTCAACCAGATGCTCAACGAGATGGACGGCTTCGACACGACCGAGGGCATCGTCATGATGGCCGCCACCAACCGGCCCGACATCCTCGACCCCGCGCTGCTCCGTCCGGGCCGTTTCGACCGCCAGATCGTCGTCCCCCTGCCCGACCTCGAGGAGCGCCTCCCCATCCTCAAGGTCCACTGCAAGGACAAGCGACTTGCTCCGGACGTCGACCTCGAGCTCGTCGCCCGTGGCACCCCAGGCATGAGCGGGGCCGACCTGGCCAACCTCGTCAACGAGGCCGCCCTCCATGCCGTGCGCCGGGGTAGCGACTCAGTCGCCATGCAGGACTTCGAGTCGGCTCGAGACCGGGTCATGATGGGCCAGCGGCGCGATTCGCTGGTGCTCACCGACCACGAGAAGGAGCGGGTCGCCTACCACGAGGGTGGCCACGCCGTGCTCGCCTATGCGCTGACCCATGCCGACCCGGTGCACAAGGTGACGATCCTCCCGACGGGCATGGCTCTCGGCGTGACCCAGCAGCTGCCGATGGAGGAGCGCCACATCTACCCCCGCGAGTACATCGAGGACTCGCTGGCGGTGCGGATGGGTGGACGGGTCGCCGAGCTGCTCATCTACGGCGGTCTGTCCACGGGCGCCAACAACGACCTCGTCGGCAACACCGAGCTGGCCCGCAAGATGGTCCGGGAATGGGGCATGAGCGATCGTGTCGGCCCCATGGCCTGGGGGTCCCAAGGGATGGTCTTCCTCGGCGAGGACCTCATGCACTCCCGCGACTACTCGGAGGACACGAGCCGGGTCATCGACGAGGAGGTCAAGCGCATCCTCCGGGAGCAGGAGGAGCGGGCGACGCAATACCTGAGCCGCCACAAGGAGGGTCTCAAGCTGGTGGCCGCGTCGCTCCTCGAGAAGGAGACCATCGACGGCCAGGAGGTGGCGATGCTGGTTGACACCGCCTATGGCCGCCCCGTCCACGTCGACGGCTCGACGGCCAGCGTCCCCCACTTCGCCTCGAGCTCCGACGACGGCCCGCCGCCGAACGGGCGCCCGGAGCTGCGACCGAGGTCCACCCCTCCCGGCGATCCCGCCCCTACCGCGGCGCCGGGAGACGGCGCTGACCCTGAGGGGCTGGCCGACAACACGGGCAGGCCCCACCCGCCCGGCGACGGGGATGGCGACGGAGCGCCGCTGACCGCTGAGTGGCCGGGCGACCGGGGCCGGTAG
- a CDS encoding 2OG-Fe(II) oxygenase, translated as MDRVSLGNAIAGRLQSEIATAQAEFDQPGQVPTSILDNVLEPSTCSAVHAAFPDPATMMERRTIRERKYVAAQMDRYDPLLEEAVYAFQQPRVVEALSQITGIRDLVPDERLYAGGVSLMGRDNFLNPHIDNSHNDDRTGYRVLNLLYYVTPDWEESYGGSLQLWDRGLRQPSRTIESRFNRLVVMGTTPRSWHSVTPIVHDGSRCCVSNYYFAPRPLASGTGYAGQEYFHVTKFRGFPEERLKDVVLRGDATLRTAVRKVRRQGLVATRHIYRNQ; from the coding sequence ATGGACCGGGTGAGTCTGGGGAACGCCATCGCCGGCCGGTTGCAATCCGAGATCGCCACCGCGCAGGCCGAGTTCGACCAGCCTGGACAGGTGCCCACCTCCATTCTCGACAATGTCCTGGAGCCGAGCACTTGCAGCGCTGTTCATGCCGCCTTTCCCGACCCCGCCACCATGATGGAGCGGCGCACAATTCGCGAGCGTAAGTACGTTGCCGCCCAGATGGATCGGTACGACCCTCTGCTCGAGGAGGCGGTGTACGCCTTCCAGCAACCGCGCGTCGTCGAGGCGCTGAGCCAGATCACCGGCATCCGCGACCTCGTACCCGACGAGCGTCTTTACGCTGGCGGGGTCAGCCTGATGGGGCGGGACAACTTTCTCAACCCTCACATCGACAACTCCCACAACGACGATCGCACCGGGTACCGAGTGCTCAACCTCCTCTACTACGTCACCCCTGACTGGGAGGAGAGCTACGGCGGCAGCCTCCAGCTGTGGGACCGCGGCCTGCGCCAACCAAGCCGGACGATCGAGAGCCGCTTCAACCGTCTGGTCGTGATGGGGACCACCCCGAGGTCGTGGCACTCCGTAACGCCGATCGTTCACGACGGCAGCCGGTGCTGCGTCTCCAATTACTACTTCGCGCCCCGGCCGCTGGCGTCCGGCACCGGGTACGCCGGCCAGGAGTACTTCCACGTAACGAAGTTTCGCGGCTTCCCGGAAGAGCGACTCAAGGATGTGGTCCTGCGAGGGGACGCCACGCTGCGCACGGCTGTGCGCAAAGTCCGCAGGCAGGGACTGGTCGCCACCCGGCACATCTATCGGAACCAGTGA
- a CDS encoding CPBP family intramembrane glutamic endopeptidase: MDVSEPSGSPGSGWEIPPPGGRPGRPGGAGDGRPPPPVGWVGQSSPPPNTSGRPVPPIQGRWGLGDALLGFVVGVITSSLAVVIWVSATGERTTSSSTSTVGATVFSLVGLWVGLAGAPVLASRLKGTKQLAVDFGLRLKVWPDVPLGVAVGLGSQLILLPVLYIPVRVLVPHLDQQLGQPAQHLTGGAGGGGLVVLGIFVVLGAPLVEELFFRGLLLRSLEKTKVLASLGRRACPTIAVLISAVAFGLAHLEVLQLLGLTAFGVVLGVLAERWRRLGPGIVAHATFNAVTVLVLAFSR; this comes from the coding sequence ATGGACGTCTCCGAGCCGTCGGGATCGCCCGGCTCGGGTTGGGAGATCCCACCACCCGGTGGACGGCCGGGACGGCCGGGTGGAGCTGGCGATGGACGTCCGCCCCCGCCGGTCGGATGGGTCGGGCAGTCCTCGCCGCCGCCGAACACGTCCGGGCGACCGGTGCCGCCGATCCAGGGTCGGTGGGGGCTCGGCGACGCGTTGCTCGGCTTCGTCGTCGGGGTGATCACCTCCAGCCTCGCCGTGGTGATCTGGGTCAGCGCGACGGGCGAGCGGACGACGAGCTCGTCGACCTCGACGGTCGGGGCCACCGTCTTCTCGTTGGTGGGCCTCTGGGTCGGTCTGGCCGGGGCGCCCGTGCTCGCCAGCCGGCTGAAGGGCACCAAGCAGCTGGCGGTCGACTTCGGGCTCCGGCTCAAGGTCTGGCCTGACGTGCCCCTCGGGGTGGCCGTCGGGTTGGGCTCCCAGCTGATCCTGCTGCCGGTGCTGTACATCCCCGTGCGGGTGCTGGTGCCCCATCTCGATCAGCAGCTCGGCCAGCCGGCGCAGCACCTCACCGGCGGTGCGGGCGGTGGCGGTCTGGTCGTGCTGGGGATCTTCGTGGTCCTCGGCGCCCCCCTCGTCGAGGAGCTGTTCTTCCGAGGTCTCCTGCTGCGCTCCCTGGAGAAGACCAAGGTGCTGGCGTCGCTGGGGCGTCGGGCATGCCCGACGATCGCCGTGCTCATCTCGGCCGTGGCGTTCGGCCTGGCCCATCTGGAGGTGCTGCAGCTGTTGGGCCTCACCGCCTTCGGCGTCGTCCTCGGCGTGCTGGCCGAGCGGTGGCGGCGCCTGGGACCGGGCATCGTCGCCCACGCCACGTTCAACGCCGTCACCGTGCTGGTGCTGGCGTTCTCCCGATAG
- a CDS encoding glycosyltransferase family 1 protein, with translation MRVLIVVEQLRRRAPGGIGTYARGLLQGLERMNPAPDVALLASRPGAGVDPLASLGLPVVASSLPGPMLTRAWDLGVVSAPDGFDLVHAVSLAVPRSRVPAVATVHDLAWRQVPDAFPARGRRWHEAALRRALRRARLLLAPSPETATALQDAGAPSDRVAVFEEGVDHLPPGDFSAAGDLLRRVGVDSPYLLCVGTNEPRKNLDRLVQAYDQARSRLPEPWPLVVAGPKGWGEDLRPGPGVVQAGAVSAAVLAGLYAGCRCLAYVPLHEGYGLPAVEAMAAGAPVVASPMPSTQGAALEVDPLSVEAIAEGLVRASVDGPARDGLVAGGRARVEKLTWESTARRHVALWEQLL, from the coding sequence GTGAGGGTGCTGATCGTCGTCGAGCAGCTGCGCCGGAGGGCCCCCGGCGGCATCGGCACCTACGCCCGTGGTCTGCTGCAGGGCCTGGAGCGCATGAACCCCGCTCCCGACGTCGCCCTCCTGGCCAGCCGGCCCGGCGCGGGCGTCGATCCACTCGCCTCGCTCGGGTTGCCGGTCGTGGCCTCGTCGCTCCCGGGGCCGATGCTCACCCGGGCCTGGGACCTCGGGGTCGTCAGCGCGCCGGACGGGTTCGATCTGGTCCACGCCGTTTCGCTCGCCGTCCCGCGCAGCCGGGTGCCGGCCGTGGCGACTGTGCACGACCTGGCCTGGCGACAGGTGCCCGACGCGTTCCCTGCGCGGGGCCGGCGTTGGCACGAGGCTGCGCTGCGACGCGCCCTGCGGCGAGCTCGTCTCCTGCTTGCGCCCTCACCAGAGACCGCGACGGCCCTCCAGGACGCCGGAGCGCCGTCCGACCGGGTCGCGGTGTTCGAGGAGGGCGTCGACCACCTGCCTCCTGGCGATTTCAGCGCCGCTGGCGATCTCCTGCGCCGCGTTGGCGTCGACTCCCCATACCTTCTGTGTGTGGGCACCAACGAGCCCAGAAAGAATCTCGACCGCCTGGTCCAGGCCTATGACCAGGCCCGGTCCCGCTTGCCCGAGCCATGGCCGCTCGTCGTCGCCGGCCCGAAAGGGTGGGGGGAGGACCTTCGCCCAGGCCCAGGCGTGGTGCAGGCAGGAGCGGTGTCGGCGGCCGTCCTCGCCGGCCTCTATGCCGGGTGTCGGTGCCTGGCCTACGTCCCCCTCCACGAGGGCTACGGTCTCCCCGCTGTCGAGGCCATGGCGGCCGGTGCTCCGGTCGTCGCCAGTCCGATGCCCAGCACCCAGGGTGCGGCCCTCGAGGTGGATCCCCTGAGCGTGGAGGCCATCGCCGAGGGGCTGGTGCGCGCCTCTGTCGACGGCCCCGCCCGCGACGGGCTCGTCGCCGGTGGCCGAGCGCGAGTGGAGAAGCTCACGTGGGAGTCCACCGCCCGCCGTCACGTGGCCCTGTGGGAGCAGCTGCTGTGA
- a CDS encoding GDP-mannose 4,6-dehydratase, with protein sequence MRAFVTGGQGFVGTWLQAHLRESGDEVDVAVPGLDIGDVDGLRRALVDAAPDAVYHLAAFTHVGQSWGEPQEVFRVNAGGTLNLLEAARRCPSPPRVLLTSSAEVYGAVKPEYLPLTEGSSLLPVSPYAASKVAAEFLGVQAHLGHGLPVIRARSFNHVGPGQAPSFAVSALAKRIVEAERAGGKELRVGNLRPRRDFTDVRDVVRAYRLLILRGEAGAVYNVCSGIDVPIEDVAHRLLAIAGSHLDLIADPSLERPADVPVLRGDSTLLRSATGWRPEIPLDATLRAVLDHWRAA encoded by the coding sequence GTGCGAGCGTTCGTCACGGGTGGCCAAGGTTTCGTCGGGACCTGGCTCCAGGCCCATCTCCGGGAGTCGGGGGATGAGGTCGACGTCGCCGTCCCGGGGCTCGACATCGGCGACGTCGACGGCCTCCGCCGTGCCCTCGTGGACGCCGCCCCGGACGCCGTGTACCACTTGGCCGCCTTCACCCACGTGGGCCAGTCGTGGGGCGAGCCGCAGGAGGTCTTCCGTGTCAATGCCGGCGGGACGCTCAACCTGCTGGAGGCGGCCCGACGCTGTCCGTCCCCCCCGCGGGTGCTGCTGACGAGCTCGGCCGAGGTCTACGGGGCGGTGAAGCCCGAATACCTCCCGCTGACCGAGGGCTCGTCACTCCTGCCCGTCTCGCCCTACGCCGCCAGCAAGGTGGCCGCCGAGTTTCTGGGGGTCCAGGCGCACCTGGGCCACGGTCTGCCCGTCATCCGGGCACGTTCGTTCAACCACGTTGGTCCGGGACAGGCGCCGTCGTTCGCCGTCTCCGCCCTGGCCAAGCGGATCGTGGAGGCCGAGCGGGCCGGGGGGAAGGAGCTGCGTGTCGGCAACCTGCGGCCTCGACGCGATTTCACCGACGTACGGGACGTGGTTCGGGCCTACCGGCTGTTGATCCTGCGGGGCGAAGCGGGCGCGGTCTACAACGTGTGCTCCGGCATCGACGTGCCCATCGAGGACGTCGCCCATCGCCTCCTGGCGATCGCCGGGTCACACCTCGACCTCATCGCCGATCCGAGTCTCGAGCGTCCCGCCGACGTGCCCGTCCTGCGCGGAGACTCAACCCTCCTTCGGTCGGCCACCGGCTGGCGGCCCGAGATCCCCCTCGACGCGACGCTGCGGGCGGTGCTCGACCATTGGCGGGCCGCCTGA
- a CDS encoding 6-pyruvoyl-tetrahydropterin synthase-related protein produces the protein MRRPSAAALGAFVAVGGAVAFVLWQLHPSLLLLNTTTSGGDTGSHVAVPAFLRDHLLPHGRLTGWSPDWYGGYPALTFYFPLPSIIVLAFNLVLPYNIAFKLVTVLGLLTLPVAAWAFGRLSGMARPGPALLGVATLPFLFDRSFTIYGGNIASTLAGEFAFSISLSLGLVFLGVVARGLRTGKHRALAAGLLALTALCHMIPTFFVLVGAAVLLLMGADRRRIKWIVSAVAAGLAITGFWSIPFLFRLPYTTDMGWEKVTNYAHNLFPSGQRWVLVLAIIGVAFSLLRRRRIGMFLSVMAVLSAAGFVLAPQGRLYNARLLPFWVLCLYLLAGVAVAELGTLAGELWRARREQRWLSTAANGGYVAAPASGTGITTDGLVGFLTPVLALVAAAGFVAAPLVNLPSWSPVKPPASFVPDWVRWNYTGYEGKPAYPQYHALIDTMARLGRQQGCGRAMWEYGPDLDQLGTPMALMLLPYWTNDCIQSMEGLFFESAASTPYHFINQAELSLTPSEAMRNLPYESLDVAAGVRHLQLLGVRYYMAFSPQAQAQAAADPDLRLIATSGPWPVTSGATVIQRTWNIYLVQGAAEVSPLTEQPVVMTGVAKGGKSWLDAAVSWYDDPSRWNVMLAASGPAEWTRVPGADPNPPQQTVTPAQVSGIKTSDDRISFDVDRPGSPVLVKTSYFPNWQATGAKGPWRVAPNLMVVIPTSRHVSLHYGWTPVDGLGWAVTALGLIAVVWMGARPYVARGPRRGRRIGRPGATQGDGDQDDGEARELETALNRIGALSPLPWGPTTSPTTATTTPRRPPRS, from the coding sequence ATGCGTCGCCCTTCCGCCGCCGCTCTGGGAGCGTTCGTCGCCGTCGGCGGCGCCGTCGCCTTTGTCCTCTGGCAGCTGCACCCGTCCCTGTTGCTGCTCAACACGACGACCTCGGGCGGCGACACCGGCTCCCACGTCGCGGTGCCGGCGTTCCTACGCGACCACCTGCTGCCGCACGGTCGGCTCACGGGCTGGAGCCCCGACTGGTATGGCGGCTATCCGGCCCTCACCTTCTACTTCCCGCTGCCGAGCATCATCGTCCTCGCCTTCAACCTCGTCCTGCCGTACAACATCGCCTTCAAGCTGGTCACGGTCCTCGGCCTCCTGACCCTGCCCGTGGCGGCGTGGGCCTTCGGTCGATTGTCCGGGATGGCCCGTCCCGGGCCGGCTTTGCTGGGAGTGGCCACGCTGCCGTTCCTCTTCGATCGCAGCTTCACGATCTACGGCGGCAACATCGCCTCGACACTGGCCGGGGAGTTCGCCTTCTCGATCAGCTTGTCACTGGGGCTGGTGTTCCTCGGCGTGGTCGCGCGCGGCCTGCGCACCGGCAAGCACCGGGCCCTCGCCGCCGGCTTGCTGGCCCTCACTGCGCTCTGCCACATGATCCCGACCTTCTTCGTGCTCGTGGGTGCGGCCGTCCTGTTGCTGATGGGCGCGGACCGCCGACGAATCAAATGGATCGTCAGCGCCGTGGCGGCGGGACTGGCCATCACCGGGTTCTGGTCCATCCCGTTCCTCTTTCGTCTCCCGTACACGACGGACATGGGTTGGGAGAAGGTCACCAACTACGCCCACAACCTGTTCCCGTCGGGCCAGCGCTGGGTGCTCGTGCTCGCGATCATCGGCGTCGCCTTCTCCCTCTTGCGCCGCCGACGGATCGGGATGTTCCTCTCCGTCATGGCGGTGCTGTCAGCGGCGGGATTCGTGCTCGCTCCTCAGGGCCGGCTCTACAACGCCCGCCTCCTGCCCTTCTGGGTCCTGTGCCTCTATCTCCTGGCCGGGGTGGCGGTCGCCGAGCTGGGGACTCTGGCGGGGGAGCTGTGGCGCGCCAGGCGTGAGCAGAGGTGGCTCTCGACGGCGGCGAACGGTGGCTACGTGGCGGCCCCTGCATCGGGGACGGGCATCACGACCGACGGCCTGGTCGGGTTCCTCACGCCGGTCCTTGCCCTGGTCGCGGCAGCCGGCTTCGTGGCTGCTCCCCTCGTGAACCTGCCCTCGTGGTCGCCCGTCAAACCGCCGGCCAGCTTCGTGCCCGACTGGGTGCGCTGGAACTACACCGGCTACGAGGGAAAGCCCGCCTACCCGCAGTACCACGCGCTCATCGACACCATGGCGAGGCTCGGTCGACAACAGGGCTGCGGTCGCGCCATGTGGGAGTACGGGCCCGACCTCGACCAGCTGGGCACGCCCATGGCCCTGATGCTGCTGCCGTACTGGACCAACGACTGCATCCAGTCCATGGAGGGGCTGTTCTTCGAGTCGGCCGCCAGCACGCCGTACCACTTCATCAACCAGGCGGAGCTGTCGCTGACGCCGTCGGAGGCCATGCGCAACCTTCCCTACGAGTCGCTCGACGTCGCCGCCGGCGTGCGGCACCTCCAGCTGCTCGGGGTCCGCTACTACATGGCCTTCTCGCCCCAGGCTCAGGCCCAGGCAGCGGCCGACCCCGACCTCCGCCTCATCGCCACCAGCGGGCCATGGCCGGTCACCTCGGGCGCCACCGTGATCCAGCGCACCTGGAACATCTACCTGGTGCAGGGTGCGGCCGAGGTGAGCCCTCTCACGGAGCAACCCGTGGTCATGACCGGAGTGGCCAAGGGTGGCAAGTCATGGCTGGACGCGGCCGTCTCTTGGTACGACGACCCCAGCCGATGGAACGTGATGCTGGCCGCCAGCGGGCCGGCCGAGTGGACGCGGGTCCCCGGCGCCGACCCCAACCCGCCGCAGCAGACGGTGACCCCGGCGCAGGTCAGCGGGATCAAGACCAGTGACGACCGGATCAGCTTCGACGTCGACCGGCCCGGATCGCCGGTGCTGGTGAAGACGTCGTACTTCCCGAACTGGCAGGCGACCGGGGCGAAGGGTCCGTGGCGCGTCGCGCCCAACCTCATGGTGGTCATCCCGACCAGCCGCCACGTGTCGCTGCATTACGGCTGGACGCCTGTGGACGGGTTGGGGTGGGCCGTGACCGCGCTCGGGTTGATCGCCGTCGTGTGGATGGGCGCGCGCCCGTACGTCGCGCGGGGGCCGCGGCGCGGTCGTCGGATCGGGCGCCCGGGCGCCACGCAGGGTGACGGAGACCAAGACGACGGGGAGGCGCGGGAACTGGAAACGGCCCTCAACCGGATCGGCGCCCTCTCGCCGCTGCCATGGGGCCCGACGACGAGCCCGACGACCGCCACGACGACTCCCCGCCGGCCTCCGAGGTCGTAG
- a CDS encoding glycosyltransferase family 1 protein, translating to MSDRLRLSLDVSAVPAEPAGAGRYTLGLAAALVDRPDVELTLLSRSEDAERWGALAPGASLEAVAPTPRPLRLAWEQTGLPRRLRRLPVDVHHGPHYTMPEATSLPRVVTIHDLTFFDHPEWHRRTLVPIFRRAIRVAARHAEALVCVSASTAERLREICPPSGPVHIVPHGIDHERFRPDEPEPGADAAALADLGIKGPYVAFVGTLEPRKDVPTLVRAFDRICTSHPGLSLVLAGGAGWGAVKVERAIAEARHDDRIVRAGYVADTVVAALLRQAAAAAYPSLEEGFGLPALEALACGTPLVTTTGSAMQEVVEGAAVLVAPGDVDGLAGALDLLVRRDDGLPARRTRGLAVAARHTWSASAVGHLGAYRAAIANRKGSGEPD from the coding sequence GTGAGCGATCGCTTGCGCCTCAGCCTCGACGTCAGCGCCGTGCCGGCCGAGCCCGCCGGGGCGGGCCGGTACACGCTGGGATTGGCCGCCGCCCTGGTCGATCGACCGGATGTCGAGCTGACACTGCTGTCCAGGTCGGAGGATGCCGAACGCTGGGGGGCGCTGGCTCCGGGCGCCTCCCTCGAGGCTGTGGCCCCCACTCCCCGACCGCTGCGCCTGGCGTGGGAGCAGACCGGGTTGCCTCGACGCCTGCGCCGGCTTCCCGTCGATGTCCATCACGGACCTCACTACACGATGCCCGAGGCGACGTCGCTGCCGCGAGTCGTGACCATCCACGACCTGACCTTCTTCGACCATCCCGAGTGGCATCGCCGCACCTTGGTGCCGATCTTCCGCCGAGCCATCCGCGTGGCCGCTCGTCACGCCGAGGCGCTGGTGTGCGTGAGCGCCAGCACGGCCGAGCGTCTGAGGGAGATCTGTCCGCCGTCGGGGCCGGTCCATATCGTGCCCCACGGCATAGACCACGAGCGCTTCCGCCCCGACGAGCCCGAGCCAGGCGCGGACGCTGCCGCGCTTGCGGACCTCGGTATCAAGGGCCCGTACGTGGCCTTCGTGGGCACCCTCGAGCCCCGCAAAGATGTCCCCACCCTCGTGCGCGCCTTCGACCGCATCTGCACCTCCCACCCCGGACTCAGCCTGGTGCTGGCGGGCGGAGCCGGTTGGGGAGCGGTGAAGGTCGAGCGGGCGATCGCCGAGGCTCGCCACGACGACCGAATCGTGCGCGCCGGCTACGTCGCCGACACCGTGGTCGCGGCCCTGCTGCGGCAGGCCGCCGCCGCCGCCTATCCCTCTCTGGAGGAGGGCTTCGGGCTCCCGGCCCTCGAGGCGCTGGCGTGCGGGACCCCACTGGTCACGACCACGGGCTCCGCCATGCAGGAGGTCGTGGAAGGGGCTGCTGTGCTCGTCGCGCCGGGTGATGTGGACGGGCTGGCCGGCGCCCTCGATCTGCTCGTCCGGCGGGACGACGGACTGCCGGCCCGCCGGACGCGCGGACTGGCGGTGGCCGCCCGGCACACCTGGTCGGCCAGCGCCGTCGGACATCTCGGTGCCTATCGAGCGGCGATCGCCAACCGAAAGGGTTCCGGCGAGCCCGACTAG